GACCTTGCAGTCAACCCCCTCGTCCAGGATTCCCTGTGATATCGGCAGGGTCATCTCAGCAGTGCTGTGCCACATAGTGTCATAGATTATAGCCACGCTAAGGTCTGACTTGCCATTTGCCATATCAAGGTACATGTTAATCACCTTGCCGGGGTTCCGCCTCCAGATCACGCCGTGGTCAGGCGCGATCATATCTATCTGAAGCCCAAGCTTTTGAACCTCCGCAAGTTTGCTCTTGATAAGCGGGCCGAACGGCATCAATATATTTGCATAGTATTCGATAACCGAGTCCTCAAGTTCACTTACAGACGCGCAGGTTGAGAAATCATCATCAAACCTTGCCGATGAAGCGATGTGCTGGCCGAAGGCATCCTGGCTGAAAAGAAGTTTTGCCTCATTTACATATGTCATCATTGAATCAGGCCAGTGAAGCATCGGTGTCTCAAGAAAGGTGAGGGTGTATTTTCCCGTTTTCAGCGTATCGCCGGTCTTGACAATGTTGATCTTCCACTTTGAAATATCAAAATGCCTGTCTAATCCCTTTTTGCCTTTTTCAGTAATGTAGATGTTAGCGTCAGGGGTCAGCTTCATTATATCGCCGAGAGAGCTTGCATGGTCAGGCTCAATATGATTGACAACAATATTAACGATCTTTGAAGGCTCTGCTACGCTCTTGATGTTTTCAACTGTGACAGATGAGAAGTCATGCTTTACAGTATCAACCAGAGTGAGCTGCTCATCATTAATTAAATAATTATTATATGACGTGCCTCTCGGTGTCACATAACCATGGAAATCCCTAACAGCCCAGTCAACTGCCCCTACCCAGAAAATGTCCGGCTTGATCTCTATCGCCTTCATCTA
The sequence above is a segment of the Thermodesulfovibrionia bacterium genome. Coding sequences within it:
- a CDS encoding FprA family A-type flavoprotein, which produces MKAIEIKPDIFWVGAVDWAVRDFHGYVTPRGTSYNNYLINDEQLTLVDTVKHDFSSVTVENIKSVAEPSKIVNIVVNHIEPDHASSLGDIMKLTPDANIYITEKGKKGLDRHFDISKWKINIVKTGDTLKTGKYTLTFLETPMLHWPDSMMTYVNEAKLLFSQDAFGQHIASSARFDDDFSTCASVSELEDSVIEYYANILMPFGPLIKSKLAEVQKLGLQIDMIAPDHGVIWRRNPGKVINMYLDMANGKSDLSVAIIYDTMWHSTAEMTLPISQGILDEGVDCKVIKLRATPMSVAIKEFWKSRGCLIGSPTLNNILFPSVAEFLTHLRGLRPKNRIAGAFGSFGWGGGAVKNAYEEFGKMGLETFEPGVQVNYKPDPEDEKKCYEFGREFAKKVKEYHLKF